The genomic interval GGGTGGTTTCCAGGCATTTATTCCACTGAAGTTCAGAAATCAGAATAACCAGATGGAACATGTTCCTGAGGTTTCTGTGGTAGAAGATTTAAGGAATTATGCGATTGCCCGTATCTACCTTGATAACTTTGATCATATCAAAGCTTACTGGGCAATGATCAGCCGTCAGACTGCCCAGCTATCTTTAAACTTTGGTGTGGATGATATTGATGGTACACTGGATGATACCACAAAAATTTATTCAATGGCAGGCGCTGAAGAGCAGACACCCGGAATGAGTACGCGTGAACTGGCTAACCTGATTAAACAGGTAAACCGCCAGCCAATAGAAAGAGATACCTTTTATAATGTAGTTACAGATTATACAGATTTTGTTTTTGAGGAAGATGTTAAGCCTCAGTATTATAAGCTCCCGGTTATTAATTAATGGATAAGGAAATATATATCATCCGCCATGGCGAGACGGATTTGAACAAACAAGGAATTATACAGGGCAGAGGGATAGATAGCGATTTAAATGCTACCGGAAGAGCTCAGGCTGCTGCATTTTATAAGTTATACAAAGACATCCCTTTTGATAAGGTTTATACTTCTGTACTTAAACGTACACAACAAACTGTTCAGCAGTTTATTGATGCGGGGCTTCCCTGGGAGAAACATACGGAACTGGACGAGCTTGCCTGGGGAGAGTTTGAAGGGCAGCATACCAGTGAGCTGGTGATCGGCGCTTTTAAAGATATCACTGAAAAGTGGCAGGCAGGAGATTATGATGCGCATTTTACCGGTGGCGAAAGCCCGGCTGATGTAGCGATAAGATTAAAAGAGATCGTGGAAGTCATCAAATCCAGAACCGCTGAAAAGCTGATACTGGTTTGTATGCATGGACGTTCCCTGCGGTTGTTAATGTGTTTGTTAACGAACAAGCCGCTTTCCGAAATGTATGATTTTCCGCATCAGAACACAGGTCTTTACAGACTTGATTTAACGGGTGATACCTTCACAGTGCTCACCCAAAACAATACCGACCATTTAAACGTATAAAATTGAATAAGATCAGAATTTCTGCTGTTGCCTATACCAATACCAAGCCTTTTATTTACGGAATCAATCATTCCGATGTATTAAACCAAATAGATTTAAGTTTAGATATTCCTTCAGATTGCGCCGCCAAGTTAATTGATGGTACTGTTGATGTGGGTTTGATTCCGGTCGCAGCAATTCCGCATGTACCGGATGCAAATATTATCTCTGATTATTGTATCGGATCTGTAGGTGCTGTAAATTCTGTATTTATATTCAGCAATGTTCCGGTGAGTGAAATCCGGACTTTGCGTCTGGATAGCCATTCCAGAACTTCTAATAACTTAGCAAAAGTGTTGCTGAAATTTCATTTTAAGCAGGAAGTAAGTTATACAACAGATGTTAATGTGCAAACTGATGCCATCGTTTTAATTGGTGACCGCACCTTTGGTAAAAAGGGCGATTATGCTTTTGCTTACGACATGGGCGAGGAGTGGATGAATTTTACCGGACTTCCTTTTGTATATGCAGCCTGGGTAGCGAATAAAGTTATTCCTGAAGCCTTTATAAATGAGTTTAATACTGCTTTGAAGAATGGTTTGGCTGCCAGAAAAGAATTGCTGAAAACCCTTCCTGTAAATCCTGTTTTTGATCTGGATGATTACCTGATGCATAAGCTGGATTTTGAACTGACGGACAAGAAAAGAGAAGCATTATCGTTGTTTTTATCTTATATAGAACAGTTGTAGGTGATATTAGTGGTGATTCTTCCTCCTTATTTTTCAAAAAAAAGCCTAAAGCTAATCCTTAGATAGTATATTTACATTTTTGTAACGTAACATATATTTTGGCTAAAGATAAGACGAAAGAAACACCATTAATGCAACAGCACAGTGCGATCAAGGCAAAGTATCCTGGTGCATTATTATTGTTTAGGGTTGGGGATTTTTATGAGACATTTGGCGAGGATGCCATTAAAACTTCTCAGATACTGGGGATTGTTTTAACACGCAGGGCAAACGGAACTGCTGCTTATATTGAGCTTGCAGGTTTTCCTCATCATTCGCTGGATACTTACCTTTCTAAATTGGTCCGCGCAGGTCAGCGGGTGGCAATCTGCGATCAGCTGGAAGATCCTAAAACAACTAAAACTATTGTAAAACGCGGAGTTACTGAACTGGTAACACCCGGAGTGGCTTATAATGATAATATTCTTAGCCAGAAATCTAATAACTATTTAGGCGCGGTATACTTTGATAAGTCGATGATTGGCGTCTCATTTCTGGATATTTCAACGGGTGAGTTCCATGTTGCCCAAGGTAATGCAGAGTATATAGATAAACTTTTACAGGGCTTTAAGCCTACAGAGGTTATCTTTCAAAAAAGTAAACGTCAGGAATTCTTCGAATTGTTCGGTGATAAGTTTTATACTTTCCCGATGGATGACTGGGCTTTTACCACTGATTATGCCAATGAAACTTTAAATAAGCATTTTGAAGTCAGTTCTTTAAAGGGCTTTGGTGTAGATAAAATTCAGACTGGTATTATTGCTGCGGGTATTGTATTGCATTACCTGAATGAAACTGAACACCGGAATTTAAAGCATATTACCGCTATTTCCCGTCTGGAAGAAGATAATTATATGTGGCTGGATCGTTTTACGGTCCGCAATCTTGAGCTGGTGAGTTCTGCCAATGAAAATGCAATGACGCTTTTTAATGTGCTGGATCAGACTTCTACGCCAATGGGAGCCAGGATGCTTCATAAATGGATTGTGATGCCATTAAAGGAACTGAAACCAATTGAGGAACGTTTGGGTACCGTTGAGTTTATGGTGGCTCATGAAGGACTGATTGAAGAATTCTTAACACATATTAAATTAATTGGTGATCTGGAAAGGCTGATCTCTAAGGTTGGTTTGCAGAAATGCGGGCCAAGAGAGTTAAGTCAGCTTAAAAAGGCACTTTACCATATTGAAGAAATAAAGGATACGGCTTTAACTTCCGATAATCCATACCTGATTCAGCTTGCAGAGCAGCTGGATCCTTGTGTGAGTATCCGTGAAAAACTG from Pedobacter sp. WC2423 carries:
- a CDS encoding menaquinone biosynthetic enzyme MqnA/MqnD family protein, whose product is MNKIRISAVAYTNTKPFIYGINHSDVLNQIDLSLDIPSDCAAKLIDGTVDVGLIPVAAIPHVPDANIISDYCIGSVGAVNSVFIFSNVPVSEIRTLRLDSHSRTSNNLAKVLLKFHFKQEVSYTTDVNVQTDAIVLIGDRTFGKKGDYAFAYDMGEEWMNFTGLPFVYAAWVANKVIPEAFINEFNTALKNGLAARKELLKTLPVNPVFDLDDYLMHKLDFELTDKKREALSLFLSYIEQL
- a CDS encoding histidine phosphatase family protein, which produces MDKEIYIIRHGETDLNKQGIIQGRGIDSDLNATGRAQAAAFYKLYKDIPFDKVYTSVLKRTQQTVQQFIDAGLPWEKHTELDELAWGEFEGQHTSELVIGAFKDITEKWQAGDYDAHFTGGESPADVAIRLKEIVEVIKSRTAEKLILVCMHGRSLRLLMCLLTNKPLSEMYDFPHQNTGLYRLDLTGDTFTVLTQNNTDHLNV